A genomic region of Chryseobacterium sp. KACC 21268 contains the following coding sequences:
- a CDS encoding transglutaminase family protein gives MPVFNVLHITKYEYPSPVTDSANQIILSPLSNDFQEVISQKLSLFPNVKLDFYFDFFTNKVGVFTIVEPHNFLEIKSELVVETYPIELPIVDMDVQTQWQDVKEQSQVFPYVDFVRQEKIQSKDEIFETVKDIAKPELSVMETTTELSTYIYENFAYKQGVTDYETEIDEIWKLKAGVCQDFAHLLLAMLRMLGVPSRYVSGYISPSNQELRGEGATHAWVEVYIPGYGWLGNDPTNNCWVSDRHIKIAIGRDFNDCTPVKGTYKGLSNHILSVSVIITNENTKEKTSLPIIPMYVRENPKVIEQTLDNNSYRRFLEIQQQQQQQQ, from the coding sequence ATGCCAGTTTTTAACGTTTTACATATCACAAAATACGAATATCCATCGCCTGTTACAGATAGTGCGAACCAAATTATCCTATCGCCTTTGAGTAATGATTTCCAAGAGGTCATCAGCCAGAAATTGAGTCTTTTTCCTAATGTCAAACTTGATTTCTATTTTGATTTTTTCACCAATAAAGTCGGTGTGTTTACCATTGTAGAACCTCACAATTTTCTGGAAATCAAATCAGAATTGGTTGTGGAAACTTACCCGATTGAATTGCCAATTGTCGATATGGATGTCCAAACGCAATGGCAAGATGTAAAAGAGCAAAGTCAGGTTTTTCCTTATGTAGATTTTGTACGTCAGGAAAAGATTCAAAGCAAAGATGAAATCTTCGAAACGGTTAAAGATATCGCAAAACCAGAGTTGTCTGTGATGGAAACAACGACTGAACTTTCTACTTATATTTATGAGAATTTTGCCTACAAACAAGGCGTTACAGATTATGAAACCGAGATTGACGAAATCTGGAAACTGAAAGCCGGCGTTTGTCAGGATTTTGCACACTTGCTTTTGGCGATGCTGAGAATGTTAGGAGTTCCTTCGCGATACGTGAGTGGTTATATCAGTCCAAGTAATCAGGAGCTTAGAGGTGAAGGTGCGACGCACGCCTGGGTCGAGGTTTACATTCCTGGTTATGGCTGGCTGGGGAATGACCCTACAAATAATTGCTGGGTGAGCGACCGACATATCAAAATCGCCATTGGACGAGATTTCAACGATTGTACGCCTGTGAAAGGAACTTACAAAGGTCTTTCTAATCATATTTTAAGCGTTTCAGTGATTATCACAAATGAAAATACCAAAGAAAAAACCAGTTTACCGATTATTCCGATGTATGTGAGAGAAAATCCAAAAGTGATAGAGCAGACGTTGGATAACAATTCTTACCGCCGATTTTTGGAAATTCAGCAACAGCAACAACAGCAGCAGTAA
- a CDS encoding VanZ family protein, whose amino-acid sequence MFQKFYKITIPFYTIFLLYLMFFGFGRSQYDINIVRLSPLISTFSFVKETILWKTIIINVFGNIIMFTPFGFLGIVFPKLNDFKTLIINFLSAIILIESLQYFTRLGVFDIDDIILNTVGVAIGFWVYKFFKLNNPSTNN is encoded by the coding sequence ATGTTTCAGAAGTTTTATAAAATTACGATTCCGTTTTACACGATTTTTCTTTTGTATCTGATGTTTTTCGGATTCGGGAGAAGTCAGTACGATATTAATATTGTAAGGCTTTCACCGCTGATCTCCACCTTTAGTTTTGTGAAGGAAACGATTCTGTGGAAAACGATTATCATTAATGTTTTCGGGAACATCATAATGTTTACGCCCTTTGGATTTCTCGGAATTGTCTTTCCGAAACTCAACGATTTTAAAACATTAATCATCAACTTTCTATCTGCAATTATTCTGATAGAAAGTCTCCAATATTTTACAAGACTCGGCGTATTCGATATTGATGATATTATTTTGAATACGGTTGGTGTAGCGATAGGCTTTTGGGTTTATAAATTCTTCAAGTTGAATAATCCATCAACCAACAACTGA
- a CDS encoding DsbA family oxidoreductase produces MKVDIWSDTRCPFCFIGKRNFEKALQAFSQNDKVEVNWHSFQLDPNMKTDLTKNHYEYLSEVKGFPMSQIMQMHENLIQSGKNAGIYFNFDDVKVSNSFKSQMLVQLAKEKGKANEMEELLFEAYFQLGKDIDDVEVLSDIGEKLGFSKEEIQDAVQSPELAKLVKNDIFAASSLGIKGVPFFVFNEKYGVSGAQPTDLFSEVLEKSWSEFSEYDSKLKIIEEGDSCDVDGNC; encoded by the coding sequence ATGAAAGTAGATATTTGGAGTGACACACGTTGTCCGTTTTGTTTCATCGGAAAAAGAAATTTTGAGAAAGCGCTTCAGGCATTTTCTCAGAATGATAAAGTCGAGGTCAATTGGCATTCGTTCCAACTCGACCCCAATATGAAAACCGATTTGACTAAAAATCACTACGAATATCTCTCTGAAGTGAAAGGTTTTCCGATGTCTCAAATTATGCAAATGCACGAAAACCTGATTCAATCGGGGAAAAATGCTGGGATTTATTTTAATTTTGATGACGTGAAGGTTTCTAATTCTTTCAAAAGCCAAATGCTGGTTCAACTCGCAAAAGAAAAAGGAAAAGCGAATGAAATGGAAGAACTTCTTTTCGAAGCTTATTTCCAATTGGGAAAAGATATTGACGATGTTGAAGTGCTTTCGGACATTGGAGAAAAATTGGGATTTTCAAAAGAAGAAATTCAAGATGCGGTACAATCTCCAGAGTTGGCAAAGTTGGTGAAGAATGATATTTTCGCCGCTAGTTCCTTAGGCATTAAAGGAGTTCCGTTTTTTGTCTTCAATGAAAAATATGGTGTCTCTGGTGCGCAACCTACCGACCTTTTTTCTGAAGTTTTGGAGAAAAGCTGGTCAGAATTTTCTGAATATGATTCAAAATTAAAAATTATTGAAGAAGGCGATTCTTGTGACGTTGACGGGAATTGCTAA
- a CDS encoding cytochrome c peroxidase — MKRFFLAIFGALVFILFSFTPKVGQDLMDNPDPSIEEIVKSYKKAITEWPKPTIHYGVKWNEFSSIKRDSLYFKEQERPEVILGKMLFFDPKLSNSNQISCSSCHDPEMGWTDKRRVALGNDHLMGNRNTMSLYNIADRKAFFWDGRARSLEEQASGPLGAHHEMAMDVKQLPKKIQKIKDYSILFENAYGDKKVTYNKIVKALAEFQKTIKSQPSRFDQFIDGKYNALTDQEIYGMHIFRTKARCMNCHNGKNLTDESFHNIGLTYYKREYEDLGLYNVTKKPEDVGKFRTPQLRDLNLTRPWMHNGLFDQLEGIVNIYNSGMHMIDPKPEQKLKDPSYPVTDSLMQPLKLTKDEKSALISFLESLNGTKYKMRRPEIPVK; from the coding sequence ATGAAGAGATTTTTTCTTGCAATTTTCGGTGCTCTAGTTTTTATATTATTCAGTTTTACTCCAAAAGTAGGACAAGATCTGATGGACAATCCAGATCCAAGCATCGAAGAAATTGTCAAAAGCTACAAAAAAGCAATCACAGAATGGCCAAAACCAACCATTCATTACGGCGTAAAATGGAACGAATTTTCCTCCATCAAACGAGATTCCTTATATTTCAAAGAACAGGAACGTCCTGAGGTGATCCTCGGAAAAATGCTATTCTTTGACCCAAAACTTTCAAATTCCAATCAAATCTCCTGCAGCTCTTGCCACGACCCAGAAATGGGATGGACAGACAAAAGACGTGTCGCATTGGGAAATGACCATCTGATGGGGAACAGGAATACAATGTCTCTTTACAATATTGCCGACCGCAAAGCTTTTTTCTGGGACGGACGAGCCAGATCTTTGGAAGAGCAAGCTTCCGGACCACTTGGCGCACATCACGAGATGGCAATGGATGTAAAACAATTACCAAAAAAAATCCAAAAGATCAAAGATTACTCGATTCTTTTTGAAAACGCTTATGGTGATAAAAAAGTGACCTACAACAAAATAGTGAAAGCGCTTGCCGAATTTCAAAAGACCATCAAAAGCCAGCCCAGCAGATTTGACCAATTCATTGATGGCAAATATAATGCGCTTACCGATCAGGAAATCTACGGAATGCACATCTTCCGCACAAAAGCAAGATGTATGAACTGCCATAATGGAAAAAACTTGACCGATGAATCCTTTCACAATATCGGACTGACTTACTACAAAAGAGAATACGAAGATCTGGGACTTTATAACGTGACAAAGAAGCCTGAAGATGTAGGTAAATTCAGAACACCACAGCTACGAGACCTTAACCTGACCAGACCTTGGATGCACAACGGCTTGTTTGACCAGTTGGAAGGTATTGTAAATATCTACAACAGCGGGATGCATATGATTGACCCAAAACCTGAGCAAAAATTAAAAGACCCATCCTATCCTGTTACCGATTCTTTGATGCAACCATTAAAATTGACAAAAGATGAAAAATCTGCCTTGATCTCTTTTCTGGAATCTCTGAATGGTACCAAATACAAAATGAGAAGACCAGAGATTCCTGTTAAATAA
- the proC gene encoding pyrroline-5-carboxylate reductase, which yields MKIAVLGAGNMGISFSRSFLKYELIKPQNLHLIIRNENKKSKLKESFPDSEISTFEEVKNLEADLIIIAVKPQDFTFVAENLPFKISEKSLVLSIMAGISIEKIQKLLNHKFVVRAMPNSPTLLGMGITGYTAADGISFSELMNVERLLNSTGRSVYLEDESLLDGVTALSGSGPAYFYYIIDAMIKAGTEMGIDENLSKLFVKQTMLGAYHLINNSDKSLEELIKDVASKGGTTEAALKTFDENELKTILKKGILAAENRAKELNK from the coding sequence ATGAAAATCGCAGTTTTAGGAGCAGGAAATATGGGAATTTCGTTTTCAAGGTCGTTCTTGAAATATGAATTGATAAAACCGCAAAACCTTCATCTCATCATAAGAAACGAGAACAAAAAATCCAAACTGAAAGAATCTTTTCCCGACTCAGAAATCTCCACTTTTGAAGAAGTTAAAAATCTGGAAGCCGATTTAATCATCATTGCGGTGAAGCCTCAGGATTTTACTTTTGTTGCGGAAAATCTGCCTTTCAAAATTTCAGAAAAATCTTTGGTCTTGTCGATAATGGCGGGAATTTCCATCGAAAAAATCCAGAAACTTTTGAATCATAAATTCGTGGTTCGTGCAATGCCAAATTCCCCTACGCTTCTGGGAATGGGAATCACGGGTTATACAGCGGCAGACGGAATTTCTTTTTCTGAATTAATGAATGTCGAGCGACTATTGAATTCGACAGGACGCTCTGTTTATTTGGAAGACGAAAGTCTTTTGGACGGTGTAACGGCGCTTTCCGGAAGCGGACCTGCGTATTTCTACTACATCATCGATGCGATGATAAAAGCCGGAACCGAAATGGGAATCGATGAAAATCTTTCGAAACTATTTGTGAAACAAACGATGTTGGGCGCCTATCATCTTATCAATAATTCGGACAAGTCTCTGGAAGAATTAATAAAAGACGTCGCATCAAAAGGTGGAACAACAGAAGCTGCACTCAAAACTTTTGACGAAAACGAATTGAAAACAATCCTGAAAAAAGGAATCTTGGCGGCGGAAAATCGGGCTAAGGAATTGAATAAATAA